One segment of Streptomyces sp. YIM 121038 DNA contains the following:
- a CDS encoding NAD(P)/FAD-dependent oxidoreductase — MYDVIVVGARCAGSPTAMLLARAGHRVLLLDRVRFPRDTLSSHYIHQPGTALLDRWGLLAAVRDSGCPPLERVRYEAADVSVSGCSPPVGGRRAGWAPRRHVLDPLLADAAVAAGAELRQGCRVDDLLFDGDRVTGVAYTTPRGQRSVERARLVVGADGMRSLVARRAQAPTVTEDRRMTCTYYSYWEGLPADFELYERPGRWIGVIPTNDALTLVMTYFPQADFETVRAAAEPAYLEAVRTTAPRLAERMTDARRVERLYGTGDQQNYLRRAAGPGWALVGDAAHHKDSIAARGITDAFLQAELLVESIGTGLDEEPRLDAALARYAAELEQRFLGFYRSTLTTAELRVPESRLSLLRAIAGRQDLVDRYFGTLSGACGLDDFYNEDLLDLLALS, encoded by the coding sequence ATGTACGACGTCATTGTGGTGGGCGCGCGCTGCGCGGGATCTCCTACGGCGATGCTCCTGGCGCGCGCCGGACACCGCGTCCTGCTCCTGGACCGGGTCCGCTTCCCGCGGGACACGCTCTCGTCGCACTACATCCACCAGCCCGGCACGGCGCTCCTGGACCGCTGGGGACTCCTCGCCGCGGTGCGCGACTCCGGCTGCCCGCCCCTCGAACGCGTCCGGTACGAGGCCGCTGACGTCAGCGTCTCGGGCTGTTCACCGCCCGTCGGGGGCCGGCGGGCGGGATGGGCGCCCCGCCGCCACGTGCTCGACCCGCTCCTCGCCGACGCCGCGGTCGCGGCGGGCGCGGAGCTCCGCCAGGGGTGCCGCGTCGACGACCTCCTCTTCGACGGCGACCGGGTCACCGGAGTCGCGTACACCACACCCCGAGGGCAGCGGTCGGTCGAACGCGCCCGGCTCGTCGTCGGCGCCGACGGCATGCGCTCGCTCGTCGCCCGGCGTGCACAGGCCCCGACGGTCACCGAGGACCGGCGCATGACCTGCACCTACTACAGCTACTGGGAAGGCCTGCCCGCCGACTTCGAGCTGTACGAGCGGCCCGGCCGGTGGATCGGGGTGATCCCGACCAACGACGCGCTCACGCTGGTGATGACGTACTTCCCGCAGGCCGACTTCGAGACCGTGCGCGCCGCGGCCGAGCCCGCCTATCTGGAGGCGGTGCGGACGACCGCTCCCCGGCTGGCCGAGCGGATGACCGACGCCCGCCGGGTCGAACGGCTCTACGGCACCGGTGACCAGCAGAACTACCTGCGCCGCGCGGCGGGCCCCGGCTGGGCGCTGGTCGGTGACGCCGCCCACCACAAGGACTCCATCGCCGCGCGCGGCATCACCGACGCCTTCCTCCAGGCGGAGCTCCTCGTCGAGAGCATCGGCACCGGCCTGGACGAGGAGCCGCGCCTCGACGCGGCGCTCGCGCGGTACGCCGCCGAACTGGAGCAGCGGTTCCTGGGCTTCTACCGCAGCACCCTCACGACGGCCGAGCTCAGGGTCCCGGAGTCACGGCTCTCCCTGCTGCGGGCGATCGCCGGCCGCCAGGACCTGGTCGACCGGTACTTCGGCACCCTGTCCGGGGCCTGCGGCCTCGACGACTTCTACAACGAGGACCTGCTGGACCTCCTCGCGCTGAGCTAG
- a CDS encoding TauD/TfdA family dioxygenase: MDCVKPAGRPALVQAPHTQDVAEAGAWLDSVRAPLRTALDRYGAVYVRGLPISTPQDFAALRNRLLTENAAYREKATPRTAYGDDVFSSTDLPPSQPIRLHNENSYTLTFPGILLFCCLTAPDHGGATPVADCREVLRHLPHELTERFRRQGWALTRTYDEHLSLDWRTAFGTDSADAVAAYCRRERIAHSWDEHGSLRTTQRRSAVIRHPRTGDDVWFNHVAFWNAWSLDPDIRDVLTGELGPDRLPFNTSYGDGEPLTEEDIAAIHAAYDRATVWESWRPGDLMMVDNVLAAHGRQAFRGKRRILVAMGEPVRVEDCRPTVPALAGLGT; the protein is encoded by the coding sequence GTGGACTGCGTCAAGCCGGCCGGACGACCCGCCCTCGTCCAGGCCCCGCACACCCAGGACGTGGCCGAGGCAGGCGCCTGGCTGGACTCCGTACGGGCACCCCTGCGCACGGCCCTCGACCGGTACGGCGCGGTCTATGTGCGCGGCCTGCCCATCTCCACACCCCAGGACTTCGCGGCGCTGCGGAACCGGCTCCTGACCGAGAACGCCGCCTACCGCGAGAAGGCCACCCCCCGCACCGCGTACGGCGACGACGTCTTCTCCTCGACGGACCTGCCGCCCAGCCAGCCCATCCGGCTGCACAACGAGAACAGCTACACCCTCACCTTCCCCGGCATCCTGCTGTTCTGCTGCTTGACCGCGCCCGACCACGGCGGCGCCACCCCCGTCGCGGACTGCCGGGAGGTGCTGCGACACCTGCCCCACGAGCTCACCGAGCGGTTCCGGCGGCAGGGCTGGGCCCTGACGCGCACCTACGACGAGCACCTCTCCCTGGACTGGCGCACCGCCTTCGGCACCGACTCCGCCGACGCCGTGGCCGCGTACTGCCGCCGCGAGCGCATCGCCCACAGCTGGGACGAGCACGGCAGCCTGCGCACCACCCAGCGCCGCTCCGCCGTCATCCGGCACCCGCGCACCGGCGACGACGTCTGGTTCAACCACGTGGCGTTCTGGAACGCCTGGTCCCTCGACCCGGACATCCGCGACGTCCTGACGGGCGAACTCGGCCCGGACCGGCTCCCGTTCAACACCTCCTACGGCGACGGGGAGCCCCTCACCGAGGAGGACATCGCCGCCATCCACGCCGCGTACGACCGCGCCACCGTCTGGGAGAGCTGGCGACCGGGCGACCTGATGATGGTGGACAACGTGCTCGCGGCCCACGGCCGCCAGGCCTTCCGGGGGAAGCGCAGGATCCTGGTGGCGATGGGCGAACCCGTCCGGGTGGAGGACTGCCGACCCACGGTGCCCGCCCTCGCGGGACTGGGCACATGA
- a CDS encoding DUF2461 family protein yields MRGRFTGWPERAMDVLVQLQGEPSHTTRERCRADREHLVRQPMIALLHEVADADSRYEDFSVWHYRTDAWWWQHQGAVIRLGRKIEIGLRFDLDGLRIQGAWWYPDPGQVDVFRKAVAAEGSGRHLAGIVEDVRKKGYGISGDVMKRPPRGYPVDHARTHLLRHRSLIAARYLGDGDWLHTPEAVDRVLSAAADLDPLLRWLVRHVQRAA; encoded by the coding sequence ATGCGTGGACGGTTCACAGGCTGGCCGGAGCGGGCCATGGACGTGCTGGTGCAGTTGCAGGGCGAGCCGTCCCACACGACCCGCGAGCGCTGCCGCGCGGACCGCGAGCACCTCGTCCGGCAGCCGATGATCGCCCTGTTGCACGAGGTCGCGGACGCCGACTCCCGCTACGAGGACTTCTCCGTCTGGCACTACCGCACCGACGCGTGGTGGTGGCAGCACCAGGGCGCGGTGATCCGCCTCGGCCGGAAGATCGAGATCGGCCTCCGCTTCGACCTGGACGGCCTGCGGATCCAGGGCGCCTGGTGGTACCCCGACCCCGGCCAGGTGGACGTGTTCCGCAAGGCCGTGGCCGCCGAGGGGAGCGGCCGCCACCTGGCCGGCATCGTCGAGGACGTACGGAAGAAGGGCTACGGGATCTCCGGGGACGTGATGAAACGCCCCCCGCGCGGCTATCCGGTGGACCACGCCCGCACCCACCTGCTGCGCCACCGTTCGCTGATCGCCGCCCGGTACCTCGGCGACGGGGACTGGCTGCACACCCCCGAGGCCGTCGACCGGGTCCTGTCGGCCGCCGCCGATCTGGATCCCCTGCTGAGGTGGCTGGTCCGGCACGTGCAGCGCGCCGCCTGA
- a CDS encoding alpha/beta fold hydrolase, translated as MTTRLDPRRAVIRPLHRPAARRTLVCLGFCGGGTGAYRGWGPLLDEETDFALVCYPGREARFAEDFAPGWEELAEDTTEAVRSAAGELPYVLFGHSMGGWMAYDVATRLERRGGPLPQTLVVSSCNAPYRGVTERDRFPRAEDGDEDLLLWMRTSGSLPDYVLEDADLRRMAIDLMRADVRVRDSYRPTKTRTSVDVQVLYGADDPVIEPEADRQWAEATSGTLRADRLPGGHFYTPAVWEALPTHFAALTAHRPTPG; from the coding sequence ATGACCACCCGCCTCGACCCGCGGCGGGCCGTGATCCGCCCCCTGCACCGGCCCGCCGCCCGGCGGACCCTGGTCTGCCTGGGCTTCTGCGGCGGCGGCACCGGCGCCTACCGCGGCTGGGGCCCCCTGCTCGACGAGGAGACGGACTTCGCGCTGGTGTGCTACCCCGGCCGGGAGGCCCGGTTCGCCGAGGACTTCGCCCCCGGCTGGGAGGAGCTGGCCGAGGACACCACCGAGGCGGTGCGCAGCGCCGCGGGCGAGCTGCCCTACGTCCTGTTCGGCCACAGCATGGGCGGCTGGATGGCGTACGACGTGGCCACCCGCCTCGAACGCCGGGGCGGCCCGCTGCCGCAGACCCTCGTCGTGTCCTCCTGCAACGCCCCGTACCGCGGAGTCACCGAACGGGACCGCTTCCCGCGCGCCGAGGACGGCGACGAGGACCTGCTGCTCTGGATGCGCACCAGCGGATCACTGCCCGACTACGTGCTGGAGGACGCCGACCTGCGCCGCATGGCGATCGACCTGATGCGGGCCGACGTACGGGTGCGCGACTCCTACCGGCCGACCAAGACCCGCACGAGCGTGGACGTGCAGGTCCTGTACGGCGCGGACGACCCCGTCATCGAACCGGAAGCCGACCGGCAGTGGGCCGAGGCGACGAGCGGGACCCTGCGCGCCGACCGGCTGCCCGGCGGCCACTTCTACACCCCGGCGGTCTGGGAGGCGCTGCCCACGCACTTCGCGGCGCTGACCGCACACCGGCCGACGCCGGGCTGA
- a CDS encoding cytochrome P450, translated as MPLAPPECPFSGPAPSLTDPDLYARGDPHGLWRELRDTRPVSWQDEGERGGFWSVTGYEDAQRVLREWKDFTSTRGTMLRENLTEPYPGAGTMLALTDPPRHDVIRKALTPLFTPRAMARLETRARQVTAALIDEALTAGHCDVATDIAARIPLAVTAELLGVRDDAVGPLEAAMACVTGADVDSGEVQEAHLEILRYYTEALFEPPGAPDANVVSALLHARSRGQDISDEEIILACDNVIVAATETSRNAMTSGLLALLRHPTAWAELRAGRLETAPVVEEILRLTAPATHVLRVATRDLTLSGARIKAGDAVVVWLTSVNRDASAFEEPDTVRFDRRPNRHLTFGTGVHFCLGAPLARLLLSVFLGELAHRTGKVELAGEPRRNASHHVWGYASLPVSLSPRADHG; from the coding sequence GTGCCCCTCGCGCCCCCAGAGTGCCCCTTCTCCGGCCCCGCGCCCTCCCTGACGGACCCGGACCTGTACGCCCGCGGCGATCCCCACGGCCTGTGGCGGGAGCTGCGGGACACGCGCCCGGTCAGCTGGCAGGACGAGGGGGAGCGGGGCGGCTTCTGGTCGGTGACCGGCTACGAGGACGCCCAACGGGTGCTCAGGGAGTGGAAGGACTTCACCTCCACCCGCGGCACCATGCTCCGGGAGAACCTCACCGAGCCCTACCCCGGGGCCGGGACGATGCTGGCCCTCACCGACCCGCCCCGCCACGACGTGATCCGCAAGGCCCTGACCCCCCTGTTCACCCCGCGCGCCATGGCCCGCCTCGAAACCCGTGCCCGCCAGGTCACGGCGGCGCTGATCGACGAGGCGCTGACGGCCGGGCACTGCGACGTCGCCACCGACATCGCCGCCCGCATCCCCCTGGCCGTCACCGCGGAACTCCTCGGCGTCCGCGACGACGCCGTCGGACCGCTGGAGGCCGCCATGGCCTGCGTCACCGGCGCCGACGTGGACAGCGGCGAGGTCCAGGAGGCCCATCTGGAGATCCTGCGCTACTACACCGAGGCGCTGTTCGAACCGCCCGGCGCCCCCGACGCCAACGTCGTCTCCGCGCTGCTGCACGCCCGTTCCCGCGGCCAGGACATCTCGGACGAGGAGATCATCCTGGCCTGCGACAACGTGATCGTCGCCGCCACCGAGACCAGCCGCAACGCCATGACCTCCGGCCTTCTCGCCCTCCTGAGGCACCCGACGGCCTGGGCCGAACTGCGCGCGGGCCGCCTGGAGACGGCGCCCGTCGTCGAGGAGATCCTGCGCCTGACGGCCCCGGCGACGCACGTGCTGCGCGTCGCCACCCGCGACCTCACCCTGTCCGGCGCCCGGATCAAGGCCGGTGACGCGGTCGTGGTGTGGCTCACGTCGGTCAACCGCGACGCCTCCGCCTTCGAGGAACCCGACACCGTCCGCTTCGACCGGCGGCCCAACCGCCACCTCACGTTCGGCACCGGGGTGCACTTCTGCCTGGGCGCCCCGCTCGCCCGGCTCCTGCTCTCCGTGTTCCTCGGCGAACTCGCCCACCGCACCGGGAAGGTGGAACTGGCAGGCGAGCCCCGCCGCAACGCCTCGCACCACGTCTGGGGCTACGCCTCCCTGCCCGTCTCGCTGTCCCCGCGCGCGGATCATGGGTGA
- a CDS encoding non-ribosomal peptide synthetase, giving the protein MSDVQSLLAELRASGTRLWVHEGSLRYRAPEPLSPAVLAALRNARTEIVAALSQDRTSLTGAPRPARLPLSLGQEGLWYIDQLGAHDMAYNVRTDLRLRGELDEPALRRALGELVRRHESLRTRYVSENGVGHQIVDPPGEVPMDVTDLSRLTPERRADRLAAISDAHTDHRFDLAADLALLVHLVRNEPTDHVLLVTVPHIAIDGPSTAIMFDELDALYRAFGEGRTSPLPPPVAQYADYAVWQREWAEGPDYARQLRYWKDRLAGAAPLLDMPTDRSRPAVPTQSGDMLRFSVPPELAARLEGLRREHDATLYMVLLAGFHATLAKWTRQSDICVGFPVDARSHDEAARLIGYFVNTVVLRSTIGGDSTFLTLLDSVRTGLLGAYDHRDLPIGRLVAELAPAREAGAHPLFQVMSAHLTPGEHRLGGLRVTQLDTGDRTAKFDLTFVTEEIGPDGSITAGLEYATDLFDRSTVEGLADGVLTLLDRVTRHPAAPLRELSLLPDARLADRVAELSGAPRPTGDNACLHHLVERTARRTPDALAVIAGEERLTYRELDAGADRWAALLRERGIGPEQLVGVFLGRSATMVVALLAVLKAGGAYLPLDPEYPRARVQGMLEDSGARVVVTSSDVAHRLEAPAAELLLVDEPFTVSGAYEDAGAVPDNAAYCLYTSGSTGRPKGVVLRHENAVAFVRWASTSFTEEELARVLFSTSISFDLSVFELFAPLSVGGTVILADNALDLLDADAGDAPDGSGEVSLLNIVPSVGRVLAEAGRVPAGVRAINLAGEALRPEIVDRLRRLAPRARINNLYGPTEYTTYATGREVTAAERITIGRPFPGTQALVLDDALSPVPAGVVGELYLAGPGLARGYWHRPGMTAEKFLPNPYGPAGSRMYRTGDLVRSLPGGELDFRGRLDHQVKVRGYRVEPGEIETVLLSSEQVKDAVVVVDGAGTEEARLIAHVVADPAAEPDLARRMAERLPAFMAASAIVFLDRLPLTANGKVDRRALPDPEAHLARTPTDDVPRDEVEAALLGIWSDVLGGVRIGIRDSFFEAGGHSLLATQALSRIRRALGVRLSLTDVLTAPTVAELAAVLRDKGAGAPGAPSRPDTAGATPRHAVRDTAQDSPQDSFAPVLPIRSSGSRPPLFCFHPALGLSLPYAGLAAHLGPDRPVFGLQSPHIGGSSRFPASVEEVADEYVGRIREIRPNGPYHLLGWSFGGLLAFEAAVRLRAAGEAVASLTVVDSRPAVAGERPPSERDLLTAFLDHAGIRHPGTAPTPDGALALARGEGSRLAGIGARHLERVLAVMRNNAVLAQRYVPTRFTGSVRLFVGTKGATEDELRARAQSWAPHVEGAVQVFRIGFRHEELMDPRPRSEIAAVLLGDLEGAERHTWSGTALA; this is encoded by the coding sequence ATGAGCGATGTGCAGAGCCTGCTCGCCGAGCTGCGCGCCTCCGGCACCCGTCTGTGGGTCCACGAGGGCTCGCTGCGCTACCGCGCGCCCGAGCCGCTGTCCCCGGCCGTCCTCGCCGCCCTGCGGAACGCCAGAACCGAGATCGTCGCGGCGCTCAGCCAGGACCGGACCTCCCTCACCGGCGCGCCGCGCCCGGCGCGCCTGCCCCTCTCCCTGGGCCAGGAAGGTCTCTGGTACATCGACCAGCTCGGCGCCCACGACATGGCGTACAACGTACGGACCGACCTGCGGCTGCGGGGCGAACTGGACGAGCCCGCACTGCGCCGCGCGCTCGGGGAACTCGTGCGCAGACACGAGAGCCTGCGCACGCGCTACGTCTCCGAGAACGGGGTCGGACACCAGATCGTCGACCCGCCCGGCGAGGTCCCCATGGACGTCACCGATCTGTCGCGGCTGACCCCGGAGCGGCGCGCGGACCGGCTGGCGGCGATCAGCGACGCCCACACCGACCACCGCTTCGACCTGGCGGCCGACCTCGCGCTGCTGGTGCACCTGGTCCGCAACGAGCCCACCGACCACGTCCTCCTCGTCACCGTCCCGCACATCGCCATCGACGGGCCCTCCACCGCGATCATGTTCGACGAACTGGACGCGCTGTACCGCGCCTTCGGAGAGGGCCGGACGTCCCCGCTGCCGCCGCCGGTCGCGCAGTACGCCGACTACGCCGTATGGCAGCGGGAGTGGGCCGAAGGGCCCGACTACGCGCGGCAGTTGCGGTACTGGAAGGACCGGCTCGCCGGAGCGGCACCCCTGCTGGACATGCCGACCGACAGGAGCCGTCCCGCGGTGCCCACCCAGTCCGGCGACATGCTGAGGTTCAGCGTGCCACCGGAGCTCGCCGCGCGCTTGGAGGGGTTGCGCAGGGAACACGACGCCACCCTCTACATGGTGCTGCTCGCGGGCTTCCACGCGACGCTGGCGAAGTGGACCCGGCAGTCGGACATCTGCGTCGGGTTCCCGGTGGACGCGCGCTCGCACGACGAGGCCGCCCGTCTGATCGGCTACTTCGTCAACACCGTCGTCCTGCGGAGCACCATCGGCGGGGACAGCACGTTCCTGACCCTCCTGGACAGCGTGCGCACCGGCCTGCTCGGCGCCTACGACCACCGCGACCTGCCCATCGGCCGCCTGGTCGCCGAACTGGCCCCCGCCCGTGAGGCCGGCGCCCACCCCCTTTTCCAGGTGATGTCCGCCCATCTGACCCCGGGCGAGCACCGCCTGGGCGGGCTGCGGGTCACCCAGCTGGACACCGGGGACCGTACGGCGAAGTTCGACCTGACCTTCGTCACGGAGGAGATCGGCCCCGACGGATCGATCACGGCGGGCCTGGAGTACGCGACCGACCTGTTCGACCGGTCGACCGTCGAGGGCCTTGCCGACGGCGTCCTGACTCTGCTCGACCGGGTCACCCGACACCCGGCCGCCCCCTTGCGCGAGCTGTCCCTCCTCCCGGACGCCCGGCTCGCCGACCGGGTCGCCGAACTGTCCGGCGCGCCCCGGCCCACCGGCGACAACGCCTGCCTGCACCACCTGGTGGAGCGCACCGCACGCCGCACGCCCGACGCCCTCGCGGTCATCGCCGGAGAGGAGCGGCTCACCTACCGCGAACTGGACGCCGGGGCCGACCGATGGGCAGCGCTGCTGCGGGAGCGGGGGATCGGCCCCGAGCAGCTCGTCGGCGTCTTCCTCGGCCGCTCTGCCACGATGGTCGTCGCCCTGCTGGCCGTGCTGAAGGCGGGCGGCGCCTATCTGCCGCTGGACCCGGAGTACCCCCGGGCCCGCGTCCAGGGCATGCTGGAGGACAGCGGGGCGAGGGTGGTGGTGACCTCCTCCGACGTCGCCCACCGGCTGGAGGCGCCCGCGGCCGAACTGCTCCTGGTCGACGAGCCGTTCACCGTCTCCGGCGCGTATGAAGACGCCGGTGCGGTGCCGGACAACGCGGCGTACTGCCTGTACACCTCCGGATCGACGGGCCGCCCGAAGGGAGTCGTGCTGCGGCACGAGAACGCGGTCGCGTTCGTGCGCTGGGCGAGCACGTCCTTCACCGAGGAGGAGCTCGCCCGGGTGCTGTTCAGCACGTCGATCTCCTTCGACCTCTCCGTCTTCGAACTGTTCGCGCCGCTGTCGGTCGGCGGCACGGTGATCCTGGCGGACAACGCCCTGGACCTGCTGGACGCGGACGCCGGGGACGCCCCGGACGGTTCCGGGGAGGTGAGCCTGCTCAACATCGTGCCGTCGGTGGGCCGGGTCCTCGCCGAAGCGGGCCGCGTACCGGCGGGCGTACGCGCGATCAATCTGGCGGGGGAGGCCCTGCGGCCCGAGATCGTGGACCGGCTGCGCCGACTCGCACCGCGGGCACGGATCAACAACCTGTACGGACCCACGGAGTACACGACCTACGCCACGGGCCGCGAGGTGACCGCGGCGGAACGGATCACCATCGGCCGTCCGTTCCCGGGCACCCAGGCCCTCGTCCTGGACGACGCGCTGTCCCCGGTCCCCGCCGGCGTCGTCGGCGAGCTGTACCTCGCGGGCCCGGGCCTCGCCCGCGGCTACTGGCACCGGCCCGGCATGACCGCGGAGAAGTTCCTGCCCAACCCCTACGGCCCGGCGGGCAGCCGCATGTACCGCACCGGGGACCTGGTCCGGTCGCTGCCCGGCGGCGAACTCGACTTCCGAGGACGGCTCGACCACCAGGTGAAGGTCCGCGGCTACCGCGTCGAGCCGGGCGAGATCGAGACGGTGCTGCTCTCCTCGGAGCAGGTCAAGGACGCCGTGGTCGTCGTCGACGGCGCCGGTACCGAGGAGGCGCGCCTGATCGCCCATGTGGTGGCGGACCCGGCCGCCGAGCCCGACCTCGCCCGCCGCATGGCGGAACGGCTGCCCGCCTTCATGGCCGCGTCCGCGATCGTCTTCCTCGACCGGCTCCCGTTGACGGCCAACGGCAAGGTGGACCGCCGCGCCCTGCCCGACCCGGAGGCCCACCTGGCCCGGACGCCCACCGACGACGTTCCCCGGGACGAGGTGGAGGCGGCGCTCCTCGGCATCTGGAGCGACGTCCTCGGGGGCGTACGGATCGGGATCAGGGACAGCTTCTTCGAAGCGGGCGGGCACTCCCTCCTGGCCACCCAGGCGCTGTCGCGCATCCGCCGTGCCCTGGGCGTACGCCTGTCCCTGACCGACGTCCTGACGGCGCCGACCGTGGCCGAACTGGCCGCCGTACTCAGGGACAAGGGCGCCGGAGCCCCCGGCGCGCCGTCGCGGCCGGACACCGCAGGCGCAACGCCGCGGCACGCTGTGCGGGACACCGCGCAGGACAGTCCACAGGACTCCTTCGCGCCGGTCCTTCCGATACGCTCCTCCGGCTCCCGGCCCCCGCTGTTCTGCTTCCACCCTGCTCTCGGCCTGAGCCTTCCCTACGCGGGTCTGGCCGCGCACCTGGGTCCCGACCGGCCCGTCTTCGGTCTGCAGTCGCCCCACATCGGCGGCTCCTCCCGGTTCCCGGCGTCGGTCGAGGAAGTGGCCGATGAGTACGTCGGCCGTATCCGGGAGATCCGTCCGAACGGGCCCTACCACCTGCTCGGCTGGTCGTTCGGAGGGCTGCTCGCCTTCGAGGCGGCGGTGCGGCTGCGGGCCGCGGGCGAGGCGGTCGCCTCGCTGACGGTGGTGGACAGCCGACCCGCCGTCGCGGGGGAGCGGCCGCCGTCGGAGCGTGACCTGCTCACGGCCTTCCTGGACCACGCGGGAATCCGCCACCCCGGCACCGCGCCGACCCCGGACGGCGCGCTGGCTCTGGCCCGGGGCGAGGGCAGCAGGCTCGCGGGCATCGGCGCCCGGCACCTGGAGCGCGTCCTCGCCGTGATGCGCAACAACGCGGTGCTGGCCCAGCGCTACGTCCCCACCCGCTTCACCGGTTCCGTCCGGCTGTTCGTCGGCACGAAGGGCGCCACCGAGGACGAACTCCGGGCGCGGGCACAGAGCTGGGCGCCCCACGTCGAGGGCGCGGTCCAGGTCTTCCGGATCGGCTTCCGCCACGAGGAACTGATGGACCCGCGGCCGCGGTCCGAGATCGCGGCCGTGCTGCTGGGCGACCTGGAGGGCGCGGAACGGCACACGTGGTCCGGCACCGCCCTGGCGTGA
- a CDS encoding non-ribosomal peptide synthetase, giving the protein MPDTDGAPAAPAPHGDPVLRFLRAADRTPDRPAVRDGQRCLSFGELADHSARLADVLAGHGVRRGTLVGVRLPRSVDLVVALLAVWRAGGAYVPLDPGYPAERLAHMTRDADLRLVVTDRPDPAPHPGVRPVAVDERAPDTAARRPETTPTPDDPAYVIYTSGSTGRPKGVVVSRGGVAHLIAALEHGGLYADAPRTVGWNASVSFDASVQQWARVCRGDTLVLIDDRLRSEPAAFAAHVREHGVTDLDVTPSHWQVLSDLLLDHPGGTPLRLFVGGEPIPTPLWRDLALAAERGLVEAVNVYGPTETTVDATAAWITGDRPHLGLPLHGVRGQVLDAQLRPVPDGTEGELFLAGSGVAQAYLGRPALTAERFLPDPAAAASPGSRMYRTGDRVRRRADGTLDYLGRTDRQVKLHGFRIEPGEIETALADHPDVAAAAVTADAARGLSAYCTLAHGPATADAPERTAARLLSHLAATLPPYLVPSRLAVLPDMPLTANGKLDHAALPAAADRARAARPADEDGHLEPTGPVEPLIARTWAEVLGRDRVRADDDFFVLGGHSLMALKVIAGLKRSLGVVISTRAVYQHPQLRELARHVEDLLADRP; this is encoded by the coding sequence ATGCCGGACACGGACGGCGCACCGGCAGCGCCCGCACCTCATGGGGATCCGGTTCTCCGCTTCCTGCGGGCGGCGGACCGCACGCCCGACAGGCCCGCGGTCCGCGACGGACAGCGCTGCCTGAGCTTCGGCGAACTGGCGGACCACAGCGCCCGGTTGGCCGACGTGCTCGCCGGGCACGGTGTGCGCCGCGGCACGCTGGTGGGCGTGCGGCTGCCGCGTTCGGTGGACCTCGTCGTCGCGCTGCTCGCCGTGTGGCGGGCGGGCGGCGCGTACGTCCCGCTCGATCCGGGCTACCCCGCCGAGCGCCTCGCGCACATGACGCGGGACGCGGACCTGCGCCTGGTCGTCACCGACCGGCCGGACCCGGCGCCCCACCCGGGCGTCCGCCCGGTGGCCGTGGACGAGCGGGCCCCGGACACCGCCGCCCGCCGCCCGGAGACGACCCCCACCCCCGACGACCCCGCCTACGTCATCTACACCTCGGGTTCGACCGGCCGGCCCAAGGGCGTCGTCGTCTCCCGCGGCGGCGTGGCCCACCTGATCGCCGCCCTGGAACACGGCGGGCTCTACGCGGACGCGCCCAGGACGGTCGGCTGGAACGCCAGCGTCTCCTTCGACGCGTCCGTCCAGCAGTGGGCCCGGGTGTGCCGCGGCGACACCCTCGTCCTGATCGACGACCGGCTGCGCTCCGAACCCGCCGCCTTCGCCGCACACGTGCGCGAACACGGCGTGACCGACCTCGACGTGACCCCTTCGCACTGGCAGGTCCTGAGTGACCTGCTGCTCGACCACCCCGGTGGCACACCGCTGCGCCTGTTCGTCGGCGGGGAGCCGATCCCCACGCCCCTGTGGCGGGACCTCGCGCTGGCGGCCGAGCGCGGGCTCGTCGAAGCGGTCAACGTCTACGGCCCCACCGAGACCACCGTCGACGCCACCGCCGCGTGGATCACCGGCGACCGCCCGCATCTGGGCCTGCCGCTGCACGGCGTACGGGGCCAGGTGCTCGACGCCCAGCTGCGGCCGGTGCCCGACGGCACGGAGGGCGAGCTGTTCCTCGCCGGATCCGGTGTCGCGCAGGCCTATCTGGGCCGACCCGCCCTCACCGCGGAACGGTTCCTGCCCGACCCCGCGGCCGCGGCGTCGCCGGGATCCCGGATGTACCGCACCGGGGACCGCGTACGACGCCGTGCCGACGGCACCCTGGACTACCTCGGCCGCACCGACCGCCAGGTGAAACTGCACGGCTTCCGCATCGAACCGGGCGAGATCGAGACGGCCCTGGCCGACCACCCGGACGTCGCCGCGGCGGCGGTCACCGCGGACGCCGCGCGCGGCCTGTCCGCGTACTGCACCCTGGCCCACGGCCCCGCCACGGCCGACGCCCCCGAACGGACGGCGGCGCGCCTGCTGAGCCACCTCGCCGCGACCCTGCCGCCCTACCTGGTGCCCTCCCGCCTCGCCGTCCTGCCGGACATGCCGCTGACCGCCAACGGCAAACTGGACCACGCCGCCCTGCCCGCCGCGGCCGACCGCGCCCGGGCGGCGCGCCCGGCGGACGAGGACGGGCACCTCGAACCGACCGGGCCCGTCGAGCCGTTGATCGCGCGGACCTGGGCCGAGGTCCTCGGCCGGGACCGGGTCCGCGCCGACGACGACTTCTTCGTGCTCGGCGGGCACTCCCTGATGGCCCTCAAGGTGATCGCGGGCCTCAAGAGGAGCCTGGGCGTGGTGATCTCCACCCGCGCCGTCTACCAGCACCCCCAGCTGCGGGAGCTCGCCCGCCACGTCGAAGACCTCCTCGCCGACCGGCCCTAG